CGGCATTGTCAAAAAACGTAAAGCCTCCAAAATCAAGCGAAGCCCTTAAACGCAAAAAGCCGCTTCCGTAGAAGCGGCCGAACTCATCTATAGGCAACAGAACCGTCTCTGGGTTCCGAAAGAGATTCGCGGTAGTTTGCTTAAAATAAGTTTTTTATATCGATTCGACGGTGCATCTGCTCTTCATCTTTGAAAGGCAACATGACCATTACCCGACCCTGTTCATGAATGGCTTCGATATGATCAGCGTCAACAAAGGACGGAATATCCAAAACCCGAAGGAACATTGGTACGGCCAATCGCTGGCTGATACCATCTTCCTGATGCTCACTTGTGCCAACCAGTAAGGTATAGAGAACGAGTTTACTGCCCTCAACCAGCACATTAAACGAGTTGGCCTTGACACCAGGAGCTGACAGGGTGATAATTAAGCGTTCATCTTCCCGCTCTACATTCATAGTGGTCTGACTAGATCCACCATAAAGGGTATTCAGCAAGTCGATCTGCCCGCCTGTTCCCTGAAACACGTTTTCTATCGCTTTCATAGTGGTGTTGTTTACTGTTCAATTACTGTATTATAGACAAACCTCGTGCCTAAAGGTTTATTCTGACTTTTTCGGCCAGTATGACAGGCAAAATCTTGAAAAAATCGCCCAAAAAATGCCTTTTTGACACGTTTAGATGGCTTTGTGCCAATTTCTTACAAATACTTACGTTTAGTCAGACTGTTGCGATTTCTGGGCTTTCTGTGGAAAGTCGGCCACACCACAATATCAATTTGTTGATATACGGAAAGCTGTGTTTCATGCCGTATCTTTGTGAATCATGCATATTCGAATAGGAACCCGAAGTAGTCGCCTGGCCGTTTGGCAGGCGGAGCATATTCAAACACTGCTTCAACAGGGAGGCTTATCCTCCGAACTGGTATTGATTGAGACCAAAGGGGATCTGGTACTCGACCGATCGCTCGCCAAAATTGGCAGTAAAGGCGTCTTTACGCAGGAACTGGAAGACCAACTTCGTGATGGTAGTATCGATATTGCTGTTCATAGTGCCAAAGATTTACCCTCTAGTTTACCGGCCGATCTGACCATTATTGCCTTCACCGAACGCGAACAGGCGAATGATGTACTCGTCAGCCGAAATAAATCGCTGTCACTTAGTAGCGGACAGCCCTTCCGCATCGGTACATCATCCACGCGCCGGGTGGCCCTGCTTAAACACTATTGCCCACACCTAACTACGGTTGAAATGCGGGGCAATCTGCAAACGCGTATCCGTAAGCTCGACGAAGGGCAATGCGATGCGCTGCTGCTGGCGTATGCGGGTGTACACCGGATGGGATACGACGATCTGATTGCCGAACAGTTGCCCATTACCGAATTTATACCCGCCGTAGGCCAGGGAACCATTGCGATCGAAGCCGCCACAGCGTTAGACCCATTGGTAAGTGAAGCCATTACGCAGCGTATCGATCATGCCCCAACGGCGGCCTGTTTACGGGCCGAACGTGCTTTTCTGGCCCGGCTGGAAGGAGGCTGTAGTATTCCATCCTTTGCGCTGGCGCACTGGACATCCGACCAGACCATCAGCCTTACAGGCGGACTTGTCAGCCTGGACGGGAGCCAGTTACTCCGCGAAACCTTTACAAGCTCTCCAGTCGAAGCGTCAGCGTTAGGCCATTCGTTGGCCGAAGCTATTCTGGAACGAGGGGGCGATGTAATTTTACAGCAAATCCGCCAACAATTATGACGATTAAGATTGCCACTACCGACGCCGAAATTGAACGGTGTATTCCTGCTATGCTGGCTCTGCGTTCGCACCTGACCCCAGCCGAGGCTTTCGACCGGATTCGTTCCCAGCAACAAACGGATGGCTTCGTACTGGCCTATATCGATACCGGAAACCCTGATGAGCCCATCCCGGCCGTTACGGGCTATCGTTACCTGAATTTTTTGTACAGTGGCAAAACGCTCTATATCGACGATCTGTCCACCCTACCTGAAGCGCGTGGAAAAGGTTACGCTGGTGCTCTCGTCGATTTCATTATCGATCAGGCCCAGCAGGCGGGTTGCCAATGCGTTTCGCTCGATTCGGGGCAAAACCCGGCTCGGTACGATGCCCATCGGCTCTACCTGAACAAACGGTTCAATATAGTCAGTCACCATTTCAAACTGGACCTTTAGGTTAATGAATAATGTAGAATGAATAATTAGCTTGGTAGTTTTTCATTTTTACATTATCCATTGTTCATTATCTATTAAATTTCTTCAGGATGAATCTTTTCCGAATTAGTTGGAGTAATCTACGCGACAAGCCTCTGAGCAGCTTCCTAAGCGGCCTGTTGATGACGTTTGGAATTACGATTATCTCGCTGCTGTTGCTGCTCAACAAACAGCTGGACGATCAGTTTCGGAAAAATATTCGGGGCATCGATATGGTGCTGGGTGCGAAAGGAAGCCCCTTACAATTGATTCTGTCCAGTATTTATCAGATCGACTCACCCGTTGGTAATATCCCCCTCGATGAAGCCGAGCGGCTTTCCCGTAATCCAATGATTAAAACGGCCATTCCACTGGCCATGGGCGACAATTATCGGTCGTTTCGGATCATAGGTACCAACAAAAAATACCTCGATCATTTTGGTGCCACGGTGGGTCAGGGAAAGCTATTTCAAAAGGACCTGGAAGTAGTCATTGGTCCTCGCGTAGCGGATGTGACGGGCTTAAAAATCGGGGATACTTTTGCCAGTTCGCA
This window of the Spirosoma aerolatum genome carries:
- a CDS encoding Hsp20/alpha crystallin family protein, which translates into the protein MKAIENVFQGTGGQIDLLNTLYGGSSQTTMNVEREDERLIITLSAPGVKANSFNVLVEGSKLVLYTLLVGTSEHQEDGISQRLAVPMFLRVLDIPSFVDADHIEAIHEQGRVMVMLPFKDEEQMHRRIDIKNLF
- a CDS encoding GNAT family N-acetyltransferase; this translates as MTIKIATTDAEIERCIPAMLALRSHLTPAEAFDRIRSQQQTDGFVLAYIDTGNPDEPIPAVTGYRYLNFLYSGKTLYIDDLSTLPEARGKGYAGALVDFIIDQAQQAGCQCVSLDSGQNPARYDAHRLYLNKRFNIVSHHFKLDL
- the hemC gene encoding hydroxymethylbilane synthase, encoding MHIRIGTRSSRLAVWQAEHIQTLLQQGGLSSELVLIETKGDLVLDRSLAKIGSKGVFTQELEDQLRDGSIDIAVHSAKDLPSSLPADLTIIAFTEREQANDVLVSRNKSLSLSSGQPFRIGTSSTRRVALLKHYCPHLTTVEMRGNLQTRIRKLDEGQCDALLLAYAGVHRMGYDDLIAEQLPITEFIPAVGQGTIAIEAATALDPLVSEAITQRIDHAPTAACLRAERAFLARLEGGCSIPSFALAHWTSDQTISLTGGLVSLDGSQLLRETFTSSPVEASALGHSLAEAILERGGDVILQQIRQQL